The Maniola hyperantus chromosome 9, iAphHyp1.2, whole genome shotgun sequence genome includes a region encoding these proteins:
- the LOC117985479 gene encoding ankyrin repeat domain-containing protein 50 isoform X2 — protein sequence MSNMPIYSQVVPKSQYRAKNSKGQTSREPRAPTTGREFDPLNYNHGGNIQLLNAPLESRMEKLEKRESRRKDEARSRKMQNRSDNANEGKVEAYLRQNQVSIRQQQHRHSAVRQAEHRVNLRSLPLNEVSSRGHDRTPTDRHRGFPGDRDASRDYRRERDRDRERDRERDRERDFDFDGSPLSPIAPKGDKDRVRKSTSAQRVSEMISADKRRFFCREWVFQKIAHCLEQRAVSKTAGALILGDAGSGKTALCQELSQPGSGPQARQQRALNRRLLARHFLQGPGESSQRPGEFVRSLAMQILSHSSHARPNERDHSPKDDATPSSNRRNSTEENLIQRFREMGDDGEESSKPLLADSEDQRTDEEDINARQRTAERIHERDAYQDCMPDAQLSGQNLPEILPRASVKTTNPFVNNEEDFRLYENHENLFLRNISQRQSKELRNSRLLRQSSEPLSDKKPTALQKSLSTEQEEKPKEITNSPPKSRIPVANFRYPNKSDLRPSSAENSPKKSDARPTTPKELETKTEQPEYQNVLNPNIPKDDLQTDLEKLLEKKRSALDDVPPPIPSLPVNPRTLIANAYYDRLLSETEIQQALLPQNLDKNPDECFKKAILFPLLEIDPPKQCLFLLVDAIDEGALNGDVNEDGTEGSVAALLARHQHLLPHWLLLVATARRHSRQSRPLTKMFTGFRKITLDELQRAHVSADVQRYVLARLDTEPRLRARVSSDSTAAAAAAAALDHLRIKSDGCLLYLEKVLDGVADGFIALREIREIPGTLNGLYLWLAQRLFHGRRFNKVRLLLDVLLAARCGVTEDMLYKCLLTKEYSVTRDDFNRRVHLLRRILVMERATGYLSLFHHSFASWLVDVKHCTRRYLCAPPDGHAALAMYYTLDAKRLTALEIHNYVYHMTHLEQHMAAQKKNKTSTIDEEEHLDLHTLILLWVLDSGCDVEAALKRENDIKLVDVDNNQNEDQKLEEKDGDPESEGKESISCKSLEPSTLENIMPELVNGNTSRWPRDRRVLRALLELSRTDSIPTEPEGEDLNDLMSTDQVLESEDNADATGDEHEETLLLDPSTIHELATRGDEDTLAALLKRCPELANATDAAGSTPLHSAARSGRAGTAAILLQAGASAAAADADGWSPLRAAAWAGHTEVVDVLLEHGCDVDCVDADNRTALRAAAWSGHEAVVARLLAGGAAPERADAEGRTPLMAAAYMGHADIVRLLLDAGASPDHADHDGRTALAVAALCAAGGACASLLLERGADVSKADRDKATPLLVAAFEGHTEICELLLEAEADIEACDSAGRTALWAAASAGHADTVRLLLFWGACVDNMDCEGRTVLSTAAAQGNVEVVRQLLDRGLDEHHRDNSGWTPLHYSAFEGHLEVSEALLEAGAKVDEADNDGKGPLMLAAQEGHTRLVEVLIDQWGTPVDQRAHDGKTALRLAALEGQFETVTALHCRGADVDALDADRRSTLYVLALDNRLAMARQLLACGASVHCSDTEGRTPLHVSAWQGHTEMVNMLIKVGGATVDGRDRCARTALHAAAWRGRAAALRALLQHGASPSAVCTQGATPLGIAAQEGHEECVLWLLQHGADPLQADHCGRTPAKVAWRAGHANICRLLERWAAPSAPPAAPPVAPHAAPPPDDLLKPTRTGSPDYKRRSVHSSNSTKSSSNMTGGSNRSHEHAEEPAHDKANRANLSLSFAQQVARCGRTRREIDRDEPIPEHHAVEKDSKLRSYVANERDGELRGYARERDRRREQRHGTASPLYASPPRSPSEPRSPSPILAGSQPPSLTSMQPMVTDTHFNRDTHMRIILGRENKPANERHDSKNKRNGIVTNPAMRLVANVRNGLDNAAANIRRTGVALAASASSANPAVKTNAFQWRKETPL from the exons ATGTCGAATATGCCAATTTATAGTCAAGTGGTGCCCAAATCCCAGTATAGGGCGAAGAATTCCAAAGGTCAAACATCTAGAGAACCACGAGCTCCGACTACGGGTCGGGAATTCGATCCTCTCAATTATAATCACGGGGGGAACATACAACTTTTGAACGCGCCTTTGGAAAGTAGAATGGAGAAGTTGGAAAAACGGGAATCCAGAAGAAAAGACGAGGCGAGGTCTAGAAAGATGCAGAATAGAAGTGATAATGCAAATGAAGGGAAAGTGGAAGCTTATTTACGGCAGAACCAGGTCAGCATCAGGCAGCAGCAGCATCGGCATTCTGCTGTGAGGCAGGCTGAACATCGGGTTAATTTAAG atctCTGCCCCTTAACGAGGTGTCCTCACGAGGCCACGATCGGACGCCAACTGATCGGCATCGTGGTTTCCCAGGCGACAGGGATGCATCCAGAGATTATCGACGCGAAAGAGATAGGGACAGAGAAAGAGATCGAGAGAGAGACAGAGAAAGAGACTTTGATTTTGACG GTTCGCCACTCAGTCCAATTGCTCCAAAAGGGGACAAGGACCGGGTGCGCAAGTCAACGTCAGCGCAGCGCGTATCCGAGATGATCTCAGCGGACAAGCGGCGGTTCTTCTGCAGGGAGTGGGTGTTTCAGAAGATCGCGCATTGTTTGGAGCAGCGGGCTGTTAGCAAGACTGCTGGAGCTTTGATTTTAG GTGACGCGGGGAGTGGCAAGACGGCATTGTGCCAAGAACTCAGTCAGCCCGGCAGCGGGCCTCAGGCGCGGCAGCAGCGTGCACTGAACAGAAGACTGCTGGCTAGGCATTTTCTACAG GGTCCAGGTGAAAGCAGTCAGCGTCCAGGCGAGTTCGTCCGCTCCCTCGCCATGCAAATACTGAGCCACTCGTCGCACGCCCGGCCCAACGAGCGGGACCACTCGCCTAAAGACGACGCCACACCCAGTAGCAACAG GCGAAACTCTACCGAAGAAAACTTAATACAACGATTTAGGGAAATGGGCGACGACGGAGAAGAAAGCTCGAAACCTCTACTAGCTGATAGTGaag ATCAAAGAACGGACGAAGAGGATATAAACGCACGCCAGCGGACCGCGGAACGTATCCACGAACGCGACGCGTATCAAGACTGCATGCCCGATGCACAACTCAGCGGCCAAAAC TTGCCAGAAATCTTGCCCAGAGCAAGCGTAAAAACCACCAACCCATTCGTAAACAACGAGGAAGATTTCCGCCTGTACGAAAACCACGAAAATCTGTTCCTGCGCAACATTTCACAACGACAGTCCAAAGAACTACGGAACTCCCGACTTTTACGACAAAGCTCCGAACCGCTATCCGACAAAAAGCCTACGGCACTCCAAAAAAGCCTGTCCACCGAACAGGAGGAAAAACCGAAAGAAATCACCAATAGCCCCCCAAAATCCAGGATTCCAGTTGCGAATTTCCGATATCCAAACAAAAGCGATTTAAGACCCAGTTCCGCGGAAAATTCTCCGAAAAAATCCGATGCAAGACCAACTACGCCTAAAGAGTTGGAAACTAAAACCGAACAGCCCGAATACCAAAATGTTTTGAACCCGAACATACCAAAAGATGATTTGCAGACGGATTTGGAAAAATTGCTGGAGAAAAAGCGTTCAGCTTTGGACGATGTACCTCCTCCCATACCGAGCTTACCCGTAAACCCAAGGACGTTGATAGCAAATGCTTACTACGATAGGCTGTTGTCTGAAACTGAGATTCAACAGGCGTTATTGCCGCAGAATTTGGACAAAAATCCTGATGAGTGCTTCAAAAAGGCCATTTTGTTCCCCTTGCTGGAGATAGATCCGCCGAAACAGTGTCTGTTTTTGTTGGTGGATGCGATCGATGAAGGTGCTCTAAATG GGGATGTAAATGAGGAcggcaccgagggttccgtggcAGCTCTCCTAGCGAGACATCAGCATTTATTGCCACACTGGTTGCTGCTGGTTGCGACTGCCAGGCGGCATTCCAGGCAATCTCGACCTCTCACTAAGATGTTTACAG GGTTCCGCAAAATCACCCTGGACGAGTTGCAACGGGCGCACGTGTCGGCCGACGTGCAACGATACGTGCTCGCCAGACTCGACACGGAACCTAGATTGCG AGCTCGAGTTTCAAGTGATTCTACTGCAGCCGCGGCCGCTGCGGCGGCGTTAGATCATTTACGTATTAAAAGCGATGGGTGTTTGCTTTATTTAGAAAAG GTACTCGACGGTGTAGCGGATGGTTTCATAGCACTGCGGGAAATTCGTGAGATACCCGGAACACTGAACGGACTCTACTTGTGGCTGGCACAGAGGTTATTTCACGGACGACGATTTAATAAG GTCCGTCTGCTATTGGACGTGCTTCTGGCCGCGCGCTGTGGGGTCACGGAGGACATGTTGTACAAGTGCTTGCTGACCAAAGAGTACAGCGTCACTAGAGACGACTTCAACAGGAGGGTGCATCTATTGAGGCG AATCTTGGTGATGGAGCGTGCCACCGGGTACCTCAGCCTCTTCCACCACTCGTTCGCGTCGTGGCTGGTGGACGTGAAGCACTGCACGCGGCGCTACCTGTGCGCGCCGCCCGATGGACACGCAGCTTTAGCCATGTACTACACTCTTGACGCTAAGCG GTTAACTGCTTTGGAAATCCACAACTATGTATATCACATGACACATCTTGAACAACATATGGCAGCGCAGAAGAAAAACAAAACTTCTACAAT AGATGAAGAAGAACATTTAGATCTGCATACGTTAATACTGTTATGGGTGTTGGACTCGGGATGTGATGTCGAAGCGGCTTTAAAAAGGGAGAATGATATCAAACTCGTTGATGTTGATAATAACCAG aatgaagACCAAAAATTGGAAGAAAAGGATGGTGATCCAGAATCTGAAGGAAAGGAATCTATTTCATGTAAATCAC TGGAGCCGTCGACCCTAGAGAACATAATGCCGGAACTAGTCAACGGTAACACGTCACGATGGCCGCGCGACAGGCGCGTGCTGAGGGCTTTGTTGGAGTTGAGCAGGACTGATTCTATTCCCACTGAGCCGGAGGGAGAAGATCTCAACGATTTG ATGTCGACGGACCAAGTGCTGGAAAGCGAAGACAATGCGGATGCCACGGGTGATGAGCATGAAGAGACGTTGCTGTTAGACCCCAGCACCATACACGAGCTCGCCACCAGGGGGGATGAAGATACGCTAGCTGCTTTGTTGAAG CGTTGTCCAGAACTAGCAAACGCGACGGACGCAGCGGGGAGCACTCCTCTCCACTCTGCAGCTCGCAGTGGCCGCGCCGGTACTGCCGCTATACTGCTGCAAGCTGGTGCTTCTGCTGCCGCTGCCGATGCTGACGGCTGGAGCCCCCTGCGTGCTGCGGCCTGGGCGGGGCATACTGAG GTTGTTGATGTATTGCTGGAACATGGCTGTGATGTCGATTGTGTGGACGCGGACAACCGGACAGCTTTAAG GGCGGCAGCGTGGTCGGGCCACGAAGCAGTGGTGGCGCGGTTACtagcgggcggcgcggccccGGAGCGCGCGGACGCGGAAGGCCGCACGCCTCTAATGGCCGCCGCGTACATGGGGCACGCGGACATTGTGCGGCTGCTACTTGACGCCGGAGCCAGTCCTGATCATGCTGATCACGATG GTCGCACTGCATTAGCCGTAGCAGCGCTgtgcgcggcgggcggcgcttGCGCGTCGTTGTTGCTGGAGAGGGGCGCGGATGTTAGCAAGGCGGATCGGGACAAGGCCACGCCGCTGTTGGTTGCAGCTTTTGAGGGCCACAC AGAAATCTGCGAGCTCCTTCTGGAAGCGGAAGCGGACATAGAAGCGTGCGACAGCGCCGGCCGGACGGCGTTATGGGCCGCCGCGTCCGCCGGACATGCGGACACTGTCAGGCTCCTGCTGTTCTGGGGCGCCTGCGTGGACAATATGGACTGCGAGGGCCGGACTGTGCTTAGTACTGCCGCTGCGCAAG gtaacgTCGAAGTGGTCCGTCAGTTGCTGGACAGAGGTTTGGATGAACATCACCGCGACAATTCCGGATGGACTCCGCTGCACTATTCCGCTTTTGAAG GTCATCTAGAAGTTAGTGAAGCTTTACTAGAAGCGGGTGCAAAAGTTGATGAAGCAGACAACGATGGAAAGGGTCCGTTGATGTTGGCGGCTCAGGAAGGCCACACTCGACTTGTGGAAGTCTTGATAGACCAGTGGGGAACTCCCGTGGATCAGAGAGCTCATGATGGGAAAACTGCTTTACG ATTAGCAGCTTTGGAGGGGCAGTTCGAAACTGTGACAGCATTACACTGTCGAGGGGCGGACGTTGACGCGTTGGACGCCGACCGACGAAGTACGCTGTACGTACTAGCGTTGGACAATCGGCTGGCGATGGCTCGACAATTACTTGCGTGTGGAGCGAGCGTGCATTGCAGTGACACTGAG gGTCGAACACCGTTACACGTATCGGCGTGGCAAGGGCATACTGAGATGGTTAATATGCTTATTAAAGTTG GTGGTGCGACGGTGGACGGCCGCGACCGTTGTGCACGGACGGCCTTACACGCAGCCGCGTGGCGAGGCCGCGCCGCAGCCCTACGAGCTCTATTGCAACATGGTGCTTCGCCCTCCGCTGTGTGTACACAGGGTGCTACGCCCCTTG GCATAGCAGCTCAGGAGGGGCATGAAGAATGTGTTCTATGGCTCTTGCAACATGGCGCTGATCCCTTGCAAGCTGATCATTGCG GTCGTACACCAGCGAAAGTGGCGTGGCGCGCGGGACACGCGAACATATGTCGTCTGTTGGAGCGCTGGGCCGCGCCctccgcgccgcccgccgcgccgcccgtcGCGCCTCatgccgcgccgccgcctgaCGACTTGCTAAAACCTACGAGGACTG GGTCACCAGACTACAAACGGCGCAGTGTCCACAGTTCCAACTCGACCAAATCATCTTCCAACATGACGGGAGGTTCCAACAGATCTCACGAACACGCCGAAGAACCAGCGCATGATAAG GCGAACCGCGCAAATCTATCCCTCTCTTTCGCACAACAAGTGGCCCGCTGTGGTCGGACTCGTCGTGAAATAGACAGAGATGAACCTATACCAGAACATCACGCGGTGGAAAAGGACTCAAAATTAAG GAGTTATGTAGCAAACGAGCGAGACGGCGAACTTCGTGGCTATGCGAGAGAAAGGGACAGGAGACGGGAGCAGAGGCACGGCACCGCGAGTCCTTTGTACGCGTCCCCTCCAAGGAGTCCTAGCGAACCAAGGAGTCCCTCGCCTATATTAGCTG GATCTCAACCCCCTAGTCTCACAAGCATGCAGCCGATGGTCACGGACACACACTTCAACCGCGACACACACATGCGCATTATCCTCGGCCGCGAAAACAAACCCGCCAACGAGCGACACGACAG TAAGAACAAGCGCAACGGAATCGTGACCAACCCAGCGATGCGATTGGTTGCCAACGTTAGAAATGGACTAG ATAATGCAGCTGCAAACATACGTCGTACAGGCGTAGCTTTAGCGGCGAGTGCTAGTTCCGCGAACCCAGCCGTGAAAACC